The Candidatus Eisenbacteria bacterium genome has a segment encoding these proteins:
- a CDS encoding PAS domain-containing protein, which produces MPGWLRSRGFSLALAAAALIATPFSRTAALVMLALAAAHLALAGAERQSRLRSLGESARRMGEGDREARALELPGDAIGRLGTTLNRMAELSRARLADLELERDQRERVLSHVSDGVALLDSAGRVLHANQSLADIFGLALPPARGTRLQDVLRLSDIDAVIETSRREGRTIERELRFWTPAERVVRVTATPLEGAADRALLLVLQDHTEAERVDRVRRDFVANVSHELKTPLTSLRGYAETLLDGGLDDLEHREGFVRVIRDQAERLQALVEDLLALSELERPDARLRLERFDLRPLVERAMAMLRERAERKQLEFVLVPGAPVPLRADRGRIEQVVANLLDNAIKYTERGAVTVALGGDEAHAWCEVRDTGAGIPPDDLSRVFERFYRVDKSRVRDVGGTGLGLSIVKHILTLHEGDIEVESAPGRGSRFRFELPREGSGPSES; this is translated from the coding sequence ATGCCCGGGTGGTTGCGCTCGCGCGGGTTCTCGCTCGCCCTGGCGGCCGCAGCGCTGATCGCGACTCCGTTCTCCCGCACCGCCGCGCTGGTGATGCTCGCCCTTGCGGCCGCGCACCTGGCGCTGGCCGGCGCCGAGCGGCAGTCCCGCCTGCGATCGCTCGGGGAATCTGCGCGTCGCATGGGGGAGGGTGATCGCGAAGCGCGCGCACTCGAACTGCCGGGTGACGCGATCGGGCGGCTCGGCACCACGCTCAATCGCATGGCCGAGTTGTCTCGTGCGCGGCTCGCGGATCTCGAACTCGAACGCGATCAGCGCGAGCGCGTGCTGTCGCACGTCAGCGACGGGGTGGCGCTGCTCGATTCGGCGGGGCGCGTGCTGCACGCGAATCAGAGCCTCGCCGACATCTTCGGCCTGGCGCTGCCGCCGGCTCGCGGCACGCGGCTGCAGGACGTGCTGCGACTGTCCGACATCGATGCGGTGATCGAGACTTCGCGCCGTGAGGGCCGCACGATCGAACGCGAGTTGCGCTTCTGGACGCCCGCCGAGCGCGTGGTGCGCGTCACCGCCACGCCGCTCGAAGGCGCGGCGGACCGCGCCCTGCTCCTGGTGCTGCAGGATCACACCGAAGCCGAACGCGTCGATCGGGTGCGACGGGATTTCGTCGCGAACGTTTCGCACGAGCTCAAGACCCCGCTCACCTCGCTGCGCGGCTACGCGGAGACGCTGCTCGACGGCGGGCTCGACGACCTCGAGCATCGCGAAGGCTTCGTGCGTGTGATTCGCGATCAGGCCGAGCGATTGCAGGCGCTGGTCGAGGACCTGCTCGCGCTCTCCGAACTCGAACGACCAGACGCGCGCCTGCGGCTCGAGCGCTTCGATCTGCGCCCGCTGGTGGAGCGCGCCATGGCCATGCTGCGCGAGCGCGCCGAGCGCAAGCAGCTCGAGTTCGTGCTGGTGCCCGGCGCGCCCGTGCCGTTGCGGGCCGATCGGGGCCGCATCGAGCAGGTGGTCGCAAATCTGCTCGACAACGCGATCAAGTACACCGAGCGCGGTGCGGTGACCGTCGCGCTGGGCGGCGACGAAGCGCACGCCTGGTGCGAGGTGCGTGACACGGGTGCCGGCATTCCACCCGATGATCTGAGCCGCGTGTTCGAGCGCTTCTACCGCGTCGACAAGTCACGGGTGCGGGACGTGGGCGGAACCGGTCTCGGGCTCTCGATCGTCAAGCACATCCTCACGCTGCACGAGGGCGACATCGAGGTCGAGAGCGCGCCGGGTCGCGGTTCGCGGTTTCGCTTCGAGCTGCCGCGCGAAGGCTCGGGTCCGAGCGAGAGCTGA